A portion of the Pagrus major chromosome 8, Pma_NU_1.0 genome contains these proteins:
- the LOC141001465 gene encoding E3 ubiquitin-protein ligase TRIM21-like has product MSAASCLLTEDQFLCSICLDVFTDPVSTPCGHNFCKTCITQHWSVNVPYECPNCKEVFNTRPELQVNTFISEVAAQFRQSAQQKASSSSSEQQVSKPGEVPCDVCTGTKLKALKSCLVCLASYCETHLEPHLTAKQLKRHQLIDPVENLEGRMCTKHDKLLELYCKTDQMCVCMLCTYSDHKTHDVVPLKEEYEGKKAELGKTDAEIQQMIQKRRLKIQEMKRSVELSKKDADREIAAGVQVFTALKESVERSQAELIDTIKEKQRKTEKQAEGFIKELEQEISELEKRSSEVEQLSQSEDHLHLLQSFPSLNTAPPTKDWTGVSVRPPSYEGTVVRAVNQLEETLSKQMKKLLELKRVQQYAVDVTLDPDTAHPYLILSDDGKQVKCGDVKKNLPDNPERFDKCPCVLAKQSFSSGRFYYEVQVKGKTGWDLGVARESINRKGQINPTPQDGYWTIWLRNKNEYIACAGPSVRLSLKCQPEKVGVFVDYEEGLVSFYDDAAALIYSFTGCCFTQKLYPLFSPSLNYGGKNSAPLIISPVNHTE; this is encoded by the coding sequence atgtctgctgccagctgtctgctgactgaagatcagtttctgtgctccatctgtctggatgtgttcactgaTCCAGTCAGCACACCATGTGGACACAACTTCTGTAAAACCTGCATCACTCAACACTGGAGTGTTAACGTCCCGTATGAGTGTCCCAACTGTAAAGAGGTTTTCAACACCAGACCTGAGCTGCAGGTCAACACGTTCATCTCTGAGGTGGCTGCTCAGTTCAGACAGTCAGCTCAAcagaaagccagcagcagcagctcagagcaacaaGTTTCCAAACCAGGAGAAGTTCCCTGTGACGTCTGCACTGGAACCAAACTGAAGGCCCTGAAGTCCTGCCTGGTGTGTCTGGCCTCCTACTGTGAGACTCACCTGGAGCCTcatctgacagctaaacagctgaaaagacatcagctgattGACCCTGTGGAGAACCTGGAAGGCAGGATGTGTACGAAGCACGataaactgctggagctgtACTGTAAGACCGAccagatgtgtgtctgcatgctctgCACCTATTCAGACCACAAGACACATGATGTTGTTCCTCTGAAAGAAGAATATGAAGGAAAGAAGGCCGAGCTGGGGAAGACAGACGCTGAAATTCAGCAGATGATCCAGAAGAGACGACTGAAGATTCAGGAGATGAAGCGCTCAGTGGAGCTCAGTAAGaaagatgcagacagagagatagcagctggTGTTCAGGTCTTCACCGCTCTGAAGGAGTCTGTTGAGAGAAGCCAGGCCGAGCTCATCGACACcatcaaagagaagcagagaaagacagagaaacaggctgaaggcttcatcaaagagctggaacaggaaatctctgagctggagaagagaagctctgaggtggagcagctctcacagtctgaagaccacctccacctcctccaaagCTTCCCATCACTGAACACTGCTCCACCCACCAAGGACTGGACAGGAGTCAGCGTCCGTCCACCTTCATATGAGGGGACTGTGGTGAGAGCTGTgaatcagctggaggagacgctcagtaaacagatgaagaagCTGCTTGAGCTGAAGAGGGTCCAGCAGTATGCAGTGGATGTGACACTCGATCCTGATACAGCACATCCCTAcctcatcctgtctgatgatGGAAAACAAGTTAAGTGTGGTGATGTAAAGAAGAATCTCCCAGACAACCCAGAGAGATTTGATAAATGTCCCTGTGTCTTAGCAAAGCAGAGTTTCTCTTCAGGAAGATTTTATTATGAGGTTCAAGTTAAAGGGAAGACTGGGTGGGATTTAGGAGTGGCCAGAGAGTCGATCAACAGGAAGGGACAAATCAATCCGACTCCTCAGGATGGTTACTGGACGATATGGttgaggaataaaaatgagTACATAGCTTGTGCTGGCCCTtcagtccgtctctctctgaagtgtcagcctgagaaggtgggggtgtttgtggattatgagGAGGGTCTGGTCTCCTTTtatgacgatgctgcagctcttatctactcctttactggctgctgcttcactcagAAACTCTACCCACTCTTCAGTCCAAGTCTTAATTATGGTGGTAAAAACTCTGCCCCTCTGATCATctctcctgtcaatcacactgAGTAG